The proteins below come from a single Zea mays cultivar B73 chromosome 8, Zm-B73-REFERENCE-NAM-5.0, whole genome shotgun sequence genomic window:
- the LOC100502387 gene encoding Auxin response factor 3 has protein sequence MGIDLNMVDGEGHERRPPPVTCRELWHACAGPVVALPRRGSLVVYLPQGHLAAAGGGDVAADLPPHVVCRVADVELCADAATDEVCARLALVAEGEAFGRNLGGGGVEGDDGMEDFDAERKSGMLHMFCKTLTASDTSTHGGFSVPRRAAEDCFPPLDYNQLRPSQELVAKDLHGAKWKFRHIYRGQPRRHLLTTGWSSFVNKKKLVSGDAVLFLRGDDGELRLGVRRAIQLKNEALFEDFNSDSTKRHSLTAVADSLKNRSVFHISYNPRATASEYIIPYAKFLKSLNHPVCIGARINFQCHNEDVSERRSGVVVRISEIDPMKWPGSKWRSLLVRWEDGAECNGQDRVSPWEIEIAGGSVSVSHSLSASSSKRTKLCPQGNLDVPAMWNGCTDSMETGKLPRVLQGQELMSFRTCHVPCAPQTAEAAKLQSSDASRFLSNAHGCALGGPTSRLAVHSSGFTYQCVGFNESIGFSEVLQGQEISRAVPKFQGMMSEACSLKDRYGLHSYMRAPVAVNGLSATTQECSLALSTPPGAQVPSLYPGNVVNRTVVPQLGLARKFGGGGTNGQQSGPFDRPRELWTRPQHETPDQMNLDQFETRRPSVPVDAAKLGSGGGEVRKTSCRLFGFSLTEKILPADDDDVKEVSYETECQNPRMLDLFGYNCSTPSAALPALCAAAPFGM, from the exons ATGGGCATCGATCTCAACATGGTGGACGGCGAGGGCCACgagcgccgcccgccgccggtgACGTGCCGGGAGCTGTGGCACGCGTGCGCGGGGCCCGTGGTCGCGCTACCGCGCCGGGGCAGCCTGGTCGTGTACCTGCCGCAGGGCCACCTGGCCGCGGCGGGCGGCGGGGACGTCGCTGCGGACCTGCCGCCGCACGTGGTGTGCCGCGTCGCGGATGTCGAGCTATGC GCGGATGCGGCGACGGACGAGGTGTGCGCGCGGCTGGCGCTGGTTGCGGAGGGCGAG GCATTCGGGAGGAATCTGGGCGGTGGTGGAGTTGAAGGGGACGATGGCATGGAAGATTTCGATGCTGAAAGGAAGTCCGGGATGCTGCACATGTTCTGCAAAACGCTTACGGCCTCTGACACAAGCACGCATGGAGGGTTCTCTGTTCCTCGCCGTGCTGCTGAGGACTGTTTCCCGCCTCTG GATTATAATCAGCTCAGGCCTTCTCAAGAGCTGGTTGCCAAGGATTTGCATGGAGCCAAGTGGAAGTTTCGTCATATATATAGGG GTCAGCCTCGTAGGCATCTCTTGACTACTGGATGGAGTTCATTTGTCAATAAAAAGAAACTGGTTTCAGGGGATGCTGTGTTATTTCTCCG AGGTGATGACGGTGAACTAAGGCTGGGTGTGCGGAGGGCTATTCAGCTTAAAAATGAGGCCCTTTTTGAAGATTTCAATAGTGACAGCACAAAGCGGCATTCTTTGACGGCTGTAGCTGATTCCTTGAAGAACAGAAGTGTTTTTCACATTTCTTACAATCCAAG AGCTACTGCTTCAGAATATATTATTCCATACGCTAAGTTCCTGAAGAGCCTCAATCATCCGGTCTGTATTGGAGCAAGGATCAACTTTCAGTGCCATAATGAAGATGTTAGTGAAAG GCGATCTGGAGTGGTTGTTCGCATTAGTGAAATAGATCCCATGAAATGGCCTGGCTCGAAGTGGAGAAGCCTGCTG GTAAGATGGGAGGACGGTGCTGAATGTAATGGCCAAGATAGAGTATCTCCATGGGAGATCGAGATAGCTGGTGGTTCTGTCTCTGTTTCTCATTCTCTTTCTGCATCTAGTTCTAAAAGAACCAAGTTGTGTCCTCAGGGAAATTTGGACGTTCCAGCAATGT GGAATGGTTGTACTGACTCCATGGAAACTGGAAAGTTACCCAGGGTCTTGcaaggtcaagaattgatgagTTTTAGGACTTGTCATGTTCCGTGTGCTCCTCAAACTGCTGAGGCTGCAAAACTTCAATCTTCTGATGCTAGTAGGTTCCTTAGTAATGCACATGGCTGCGCATTGGGTGGTCCAACAAGCAGACTCGCAGTGCATAGCTCTGGTTTTACCTACCAATGTGTAGGCTTCAATGAATCTATTGGATTCTCAGAGGTCTTGCAAGGTCAAGAAATTTCTCGGGCGGTTCCTAAGTTCCAAGGAATGATGTCGGAAGCTTGTTCACTGAAAGACAGATATGGGCTGCATAGTTATATGCGTGCCCCAGTTGCTGTTAATGGATTATCAGCTACAACTCAAGAATGTTCTCTCGCACTATCTACTCCGCCAGGAGCACAAGTGCCCTCTCTCTACCCTGGTAATGTTGTTAACCGAACTGTGGTTCCACAACTTGGACTGGCAAGGAAGTTTGGTGGTGGAGGTACAAATGGCCAGCAGTCTGGCCCATTTGATAGGCCGAGGGAACTTTGGACCAGGCCACAGCATGAAACACCTGACCAAATGAACTTGGATCAGTTTGAGACTAGAAGACCTTCAGTGCCTGTAGATGCTGCTAAGCTTGGGTCTGGTGGAGGGGAGGTTCGCAAAACTAGCTGCAGACTTTTTGGTTTCTCCTTGACTGAAAAGATCTTGCCAGCAGATGATGATGACGTCAAGGAAGTGAGCTATGAGACTGAGTGCCAGAACCCACGGATGCTGGACCTGTTCGGGTACAACTGCTCAACACCGAGTGCCGCTCTTCCAGCTCTGTGTGCTGCCGCCCCCTTTGGAATGTGA
- the LOC100502387 gene encoding auxin response factor 3 isoform X1, protein MGIDLNMVDGEGHERRPPPVTCRELWHACAGPVVALPRRGSLVVYLPQGHLAAAGGGDVAADLPPHVVCRVADVELCADAATDEVCARLALVAEGEAFGRNLGGGGVEGDDGMEDFDAERKSGMLHMFCKTLTASDTSTHGGFSVPRRAAEDCFPPLDYNQLRPSQELVAKDLHGAKWKFRHIYRGQPRRHLLTTGWSSFVNKKKLVSGDAVLFLRGDDGELRLGVRRAIQLKNEALFEDFNSDSTKRHSLTAVADSLKNRSVFHISYNPRATASEYIIPYAKFLKSLNHPVCIGARINFQCHNEDVSERRSGVVVRISEIDPMKWPGSKWRSLLVRWEDGAECNGQDRVSPWEIEIAGGSVSVSHSLSASSSKRTKLCPQGNLDVPAMYVTGNGCTDSMETGKLPRVLQGQELMSFRTCHVPCAPQTAEAAKLQSSDASRFLSNAHGCALGGPTSRLAVHSSGFTYQCVGFNESIGFSEVLQGQEISRAVPKFQGMMSEACSLKDRYGLHSYMRAPVAVNGLSATTQECSLALSTPPGAQVPSLYPGNVVNRTVVPQLGLARKFGGGGTNGQQSGPFDRPRELWTRPQHETPDQMNLDQFETRRPSVPVDAAKLGSGGGEVRKTSCRLFGFSLTEKILPADDDDVKEVSYETECQNPRMLDLFGYNCSTPSAALPALCAAAPFGM, encoded by the exons ATGGGCATCGATCTCAACATGGTGGACGGCGAGGGCCACgagcgccgcccgccgccggtgACGTGCCGGGAGCTGTGGCACGCGTGCGCGGGGCCCGTGGTCGCGCTACCGCGCCGGGGCAGCCTGGTCGTGTACCTGCCGCAGGGCCACCTGGCCGCGGCGGGCGGCGGGGACGTCGCTGCGGACCTGCCGCCGCACGTGGTGTGCCGCGTCGCGGATGTCGAGCTATGC GCGGATGCGGCGACGGACGAGGTGTGCGCGCGGCTGGCGCTGGTTGCGGAGGGCGAG GCATTCGGGAGGAATCTGGGCGGTGGTGGAGTTGAAGGGGACGATGGCATGGAAGATTTCGATGCTGAAAGGAAGTCCGGGATGCTGCACATGTTCTGCAAAACGCTTACGGCCTCTGACACAAGCACGCATGGAGGGTTCTCTGTTCCTCGCCGTGCTGCTGAGGACTGTTTCCCGCCTCTG GATTATAATCAGCTCAGGCCTTCTCAAGAGCTGGTTGCCAAGGATTTGCATGGAGCCAAGTGGAAGTTTCGTCATATATATAGGG GTCAGCCTCGTAGGCATCTCTTGACTACTGGATGGAGTTCATTTGTCAATAAAAAGAAACTGGTTTCAGGGGATGCTGTGTTATTTCTCCG AGGTGATGACGGTGAACTAAGGCTGGGTGTGCGGAGGGCTATTCAGCTTAAAAATGAGGCCCTTTTTGAAGATTTCAATAGTGACAGCACAAAGCGGCATTCTTTGACGGCTGTAGCTGATTCCTTGAAGAACAGAAGTGTTTTTCACATTTCTTACAATCCAAG AGCTACTGCTTCAGAATATATTATTCCATACGCTAAGTTCCTGAAGAGCCTCAATCATCCGGTCTGTATTGGAGCAAGGATCAACTTTCAGTGCCATAATGAAGATGTTAGTGAAAG GCGATCTGGAGTGGTTGTTCGCATTAGTGAAATAGATCCCATGAAATGGCCTGGCTCGAAGTGGAGAAGCCTGCTG GTAAGATGGGAGGACGGTGCTGAATGTAATGGCCAAGATAGAGTATCTCCATGGGAGATCGAGATAGCTGGTGGTTCTGTCTCTGTTTCTCATTCTCTTTCTGCATCTAGTTCTAAAAGAACCAAGTTGTGTCCTCAGGGAAATTTGGACGTTCCAGCAATGT ATGTTACAGGGAATGGTTGTACTGACTCCATGGAAACTGGAAAGTTACCCAGGGTCTTGcaaggtcaagaattgatgagTTTTAGGACTTGTCATGTTCCGTGTGCTCCTCAAACTGCTGAGGCTGCAAAACTTCAATCTTCTGATGCTAGTAGGTTCCTTAGTAATGCACATGGCTGCGCATTGGGTGGTCCAACAAGCAGACTCGCAGTGCATAGCTCTGGTTTTACCTACCAATGTGTAGGCTTCAATGAATCTATTGGATTCTCAGAGGTCTTGCAAGGTCAAGAAATTTCTCGGGCGGTTCCTAAGTTCCAAGGAATGATGTCGGAAGCTTGTTCACTGAAAGACAGATATGGGCTGCATAGTTATATGCGTGCCCCAGTTGCTGTTAATGGATTATCAGCTACAACTCAAGAATGTTCTCTCGCACTATCTACTCCGCCAGGAGCACAAGTGCCCTCTCTCTACCCTGGTAATGTTGTTAACCGAACTGTGGTTCCACAACTTGGACTGGCAAGGAAGTTTGGTGGTGGAGGTACAAATGGCCAGCAGTCTGGCCCATTTGATAGGCCGAGGGAACTTTGGACCAGGCCACAGCATGAAACACCTGACCAAATGAACTTGGATCAGTTTGAGACTAGAAGACCTTCAGTGCCTGTAGATGCTGCTAAGCTTGGGTCTGGTGGAGGGGAGGTTCGCAAAACTAGCTGCAGACTTTTTGGTTTCTCCTTGACTGAAAAGATCTTGCCAGCAGATGATGATGACGTCAAGGAAGTGAGCTATGAGACTGAGTGCCAGAACCCACGGATGCTGGACCTGTTCGGGTACAACTGCTCAACACCGAGTGCCGCTCTTCCAGCTCTGTGTGCTGCCGCCCCCTTTGGAATGTGA
- the LOC100502387 gene encoding auxin response factor 3 isoform X2: MEDFDAERKSGMLHMFCKTLTASDTSTHGGFSVPRRAAEDCFPPLDYNQLRPSQELVAKDLHGAKWKFRHIYRGQPRRHLLTTGWSSFVNKKKLVSGDAVLFLRGDDGELRLGVRRAIQLKNEALFEDFNSDSTKRHSLTAVADSLKNRSVFHISYNPRATASEYIIPYAKFLKSLNHPVCIGARINFQCHNEDVSERRSGVVVRISEIDPMKWPGSKWRSLLVRWEDGAECNGQDRVSPWEIEIAGGSVSVSHSLSASSSKRTKLCPQGNLDVPAMYVTGNGCTDSMETGKLPRVLQGQELMSFRTCHVPCAPQTAEAAKLQSSDASRFLSNAHGCALGGPTSRLAVHSSGFTYQCVGFNESIGFSEVLQGQEISRAVPKFQGMMSEACSLKDRYGLHSYMRAPVAVNGLSATTQECSLALSTPPGAQVPSLYPGNVVNRTVVPQLGLARKFGGGGTNGQQSGPFDRPRELWTRPQHETPDQMNLDQFETRRPSVPVDAAKLGSGGGEVRKTSCRLFGFSLTEKILPADDDDVKEVSYETECQNPRMLDLFGYNCSTPSAALPALCAAAPFGM, encoded by the exons ATGGAAGATTTCGATGCTGAAAGGAAGTCCGGGATGCTGCACATGTTCTGCAAAACGCTTACGGCCTCTGACACAAGCACGCATGGAGGGTTCTCTGTTCCTCGCCGTGCTGCTGAGGACTGTTTCCCGCCTCTG GATTATAATCAGCTCAGGCCTTCTCAAGAGCTGGTTGCCAAGGATTTGCATGGAGCCAAGTGGAAGTTTCGTCATATATATAGGG GTCAGCCTCGTAGGCATCTCTTGACTACTGGATGGAGTTCATTTGTCAATAAAAAGAAACTGGTTTCAGGGGATGCTGTGTTATTTCTCCG AGGTGATGACGGTGAACTAAGGCTGGGTGTGCGGAGGGCTATTCAGCTTAAAAATGAGGCCCTTTTTGAAGATTTCAATAGTGACAGCACAAAGCGGCATTCTTTGACGGCTGTAGCTGATTCCTTGAAGAACAGAAGTGTTTTTCACATTTCTTACAATCCAAG AGCTACTGCTTCAGAATATATTATTCCATACGCTAAGTTCCTGAAGAGCCTCAATCATCCGGTCTGTATTGGAGCAAGGATCAACTTTCAGTGCCATAATGAAGATGTTAGTGAAAG GCGATCTGGAGTGGTTGTTCGCATTAGTGAAATAGATCCCATGAAATGGCCTGGCTCGAAGTGGAGAAGCCTGCTG GTAAGATGGGAGGACGGTGCTGAATGTAATGGCCAAGATAGAGTATCTCCATGGGAGATCGAGATAGCTGGTGGTTCTGTCTCTGTTTCTCATTCTCTTTCTGCATCTAGTTCTAAAAGAACCAAGTTGTGTCCTCAGGGAAATTTGGACGTTCCAGCAATGT ATGTTACAGGGAATGGTTGTACTGACTCCATGGAAACTGGAAAGTTACCCAGGGTCTTGcaaggtcaagaattgatgagTTTTAGGACTTGTCATGTTCCGTGTGCTCCTCAAACTGCTGAGGCTGCAAAACTTCAATCTTCTGATGCTAGTAGGTTCCTTAGTAATGCACATGGCTGCGCATTGGGTGGTCCAACAAGCAGACTCGCAGTGCATAGCTCTGGTTTTACCTACCAATGTGTAGGCTTCAATGAATCTATTGGATTCTCAGAGGTCTTGCAAGGTCAAGAAATTTCTCGGGCGGTTCCTAAGTTCCAAGGAATGATGTCGGAAGCTTGTTCACTGAAAGACAGATATGGGCTGCATAGTTATATGCGTGCCCCAGTTGCTGTTAATGGATTATCAGCTACAACTCAAGAATGTTCTCTCGCACTATCTACTCCGCCAGGAGCACAAGTGCCCTCTCTCTACCCTGGTAATGTTGTTAACCGAACTGTGGTTCCACAACTTGGACTGGCAAGGAAGTTTGGTGGTGGAGGTACAAATGGCCAGCAGTCTGGCCCATTTGATAGGCCGAGGGAACTTTGGACCAGGCCACAGCATGAAACACCTGACCAAATGAACTTGGATCAGTTTGAGACTAGAAGACCTTCAGTGCCTGTAGATGCTGCTAAGCTTGGGTCTGGTGGAGGGGAGGTTCGCAAAACTAGCTGCAGACTTTTTGGTTTCTCCTTGACTGAAAAGATCTTGCCAGCAGATGATGATGACGTCAAGGAAGTGAGCTATGAGACTGAGTGCCAGAACCCACGGATGCTGGACCTGTTCGGGTACAACTGCTCAACACCGAGTGCCGCTCTTCCAGCTCTGTGTGCTGCCGCCCCCTTTGGAATGTGA
- the LOC100502387 gene encoding auxin response factor 3 isoform X3 yields the protein MEDFDAERKSGMLHMFCKTLTASDTSTHGGFSVPRRAAEDCFPPLDYNQLRPSQELVAKDLHGAKWKFRHIYRGQPRRHLLTTGWSSFVNKKKLVSGDAVLFLRGDDGELRLGVRRAIQLKNEALFEDFNSDSTKRHSLTAVADSLKNRSVFHISYNPRATASEYIIPYAKFLKSLNHPVCIGARINFQCHNEDVSERRSGVVVRISEIDPMKWPGSKWRSLLVRWEDGAECNGQDRVSPWEIEIAGGSVSVSHSLSASSSKRTKLCPQGNLDVPAMWNGCTDSMETGKLPRVLQGQELMSFRTCHVPCAPQTAEAAKLQSSDASRFLSNAHGCALGGPTSRLAVHSSGFTYQCVGFNESIGFSEVLQGQEISRAVPKFQGMMSEACSLKDRYGLHSYMRAPVAVNGLSATTQECSLALSTPPGAQVPSLYPGNVVNRTVVPQLGLARKFGGGGTNGQQSGPFDRPRELWTRPQHETPDQMNLDQFETRRPSVPVDAAKLGSGGGEVRKTSCRLFGFSLTEKILPADDDDVKEVSYETECQNPRMLDLFGYNCSTPSAALPALCAAAPFGM from the exons ATGGAAGATTTCGATGCTGAAAGGAAGTCCGGGATGCTGCACATGTTCTGCAAAACGCTTACGGCCTCTGACACAAGCACGCATGGAGGGTTCTCTGTTCCTCGCCGTGCTGCTGAGGACTGTTTCCCGCCTCTG GATTATAATCAGCTCAGGCCTTCTCAAGAGCTGGTTGCCAAGGATTTGCATGGAGCCAAGTGGAAGTTTCGTCATATATATAGGG GTCAGCCTCGTAGGCATCTCTTGACTACTGGATGGAGTTCATTTGTCAATAAAAAGAAACTGGTTTCAGGGGATGCTGTGTTATTTCTCCG AGGTGATGACGGTGAACTAAGGCTGGGTGTGCGGAGGGCTATTCAGCTTAAAAATGAGGCCCTTTTTGAAGATTTCAATAGTGACAGCACAAAGCGGCATTCTTTGACGGCTGTAGCTGATTCCTTGAAGAACAGAAGTGTTTTTCACATTTCTTACAATCCAAG AGCTACTGCTTCAGAATATATTATTCCATACGCTAAGTTCCTGAAGAGCCTCAATCATCCGGTCTGTATTGGAGCAAGGATCAACTTTCAGTGCCATAATGAAGATGTTAGTGAAAG GCGATCTGGAGTGGTTGTTCGCATTAGTGAAATAGATCCCATGAAATGGCCTGGCTCGAAGTGGAGAAGCCTGCTG GTAAGATGGGAGGACGGTGCTGAATGTAATGGCCAAGATAGAGTATCTCCATGGGAGATCGAGATAGCTGGTGGTTCTGTCTCTGTTTCTCATTCTCTTTCTGCATCTAGTTCTAAAAGAACCAAGTTGTGTCCTCAGGGAAATTTGGACGTTCCAGCAATGT GGAATGGTTGTACTGACTCCATGGAAACTGGAAAGTTACCCAGGGTCTTGcaaggtcaagaattgatgagTTTTAGGACTTGTCATGTTCCGTGTGCTCCTCAAACTGCTGAGGCTGCAAAACTTCAATCTTCTGATGCTAGTAGGTTCCTTAGTAATGCACATGGCTGCGCATTGGGTGGTCCAACAAGCAGACTCGCAGTGCATAGCTCTGGTTTTACCTACCAATGTGTAGGCTTCAATGAATCTATTGGATTCTCAGAGGTCTTGCAAGGTCAAGAAATTTCTCGGGCGGTTCCTAAGTTCCAAGGAATGATGTCGGAAGCTTGTTCACTGAAAGACAGATATGGGCTGCATAGTTATATGCGTGCCCCAGTTGCTGTTAATGGATTATCAGCTACAACTCAAGAATGTTCTCTCGCACTATCTACTCCGCCAGGAGCACAAGTGCCCTCTCTCTACCCTGGTAATGTTGTTAACCGAACTGTGGTTCCACAACTTGGACTGGCAAGGAAGTTTGGTGGTGGAGGTACAAATGGCCAGCAGTCTGGCCCATTTGATAGGCCGAGGGAACTTTGGACCAGGCCACAGCATGAAACACCTGACCAAATGAACTTGGATCAGTTTGAGACTAGAAGACCTTCAGTGCCTGTAGATGCTGCTAAGCTTGGGTCTGGTGGAGGGGAGGTTCGCAAAACTAGCTGCAGACTTTTTGGTTTCTCCTTGACTGAAAAGATCTTGCCAGCAGATGATGATGACGTCAAGGAAGTGAGCTATGAGACTGAGTGCCAGAACCCACGGATGCTGGACCTGTTCGGGTACAACTGCTCAACACCGAGTGCCGCTCTTCCAGCTCTGTGTGCTGCCGCCCCCTTTGGAATGTGA